A region from the Rosa rugosa chromosome 6, drRosRugo1.1, whole genome shotgun sequence genome encodes:
- the LOC133718815 gene encoding receptor-like protein EIX2 produces the protein MEEERRALLSFKQDLSDPSCKLSSWAGHECCQWTGISCNNRTGHVATVDLRNTYPYTTDDDQWNTTEYLQSCLGGKLINPSLLSLKHLSYLDLSSNDFQGIHIPKFIGELTSLRYLNFSSIRYYFNSVAGEIPSSLGNLSNLNYLDLSSSYLSSKNLNWLSHLSSLKYLNLGGLNLSSTGVSWLHEVNMLPTLLELHLSNCLIDGNQLPLSMPTINFTSLLVLDMSWNSINFSYPKWMFNLTSLTKVDLGGNSVSGPFLDEFVRLKSLEHLDLQSVGLKGQFPKFSGNLCRLKSLSLARNQIDGGIEEFLSGFSNCSFNRMESLDLQGCGLVGKLPSSLGMLRSLQHLDLSNNSFWGSIPEFIISNLSSSLQTLYLSHNIFNGSIPQSLGKLSQLVSLDLSNNVFNGSIPQSLGKLSQLVSLDLSYNSWEGNLTEAHFINLTKLEYFAVSTARHVPIIFNLIDYEWIPPFKLHHIEMHNCRVGPGFPVWLQSQTELVGVSLKNAGLSGAIPEEWVFKISSQIQWLDLSSNQISGKLPFRFNSFPNLGSIVLSHNQFDGTIPSSICSIQSLYELALNNNQLSGEFPKEWSLWSGIQIVDVSNNNMSGNIPSSMGIPSFLAILKIDNNQFSGEIPSDLQNCSFLERLYLGGNKFTGSIPSWIGSKVSTFTVLQLQSNSLSGHIRHHLCSLPFLQILDLSHNRFSGTIPNCLNKLTSLIDGSYGLWIDGSDFEVTTVTVKGRASEYFFRNARLLTIIDFSHNDLEGEIPEEISSLVRLATLNLSINQLSGNIPSKIGNLHLLETLDLSQNQLSGQIPQGLASLTFLSHLNLSCNKLTGRIPSGNQLQTLDDSSIYEGNPSLCGFPLSNCTEDGGNMHETHEADDEKLGLYTSAVLGFIIGFWSVCGTLILKKSWRYAYFQFFDHIKEEVALAIALKVARLKARQ, from the coding sequence ATGGAGGAAGAGAGGCGAGCACTTCTCAGCTTTAAACAAGATCTCAGTGATCCTTCTTGTAAGCTTTCTTCTTGGGCTGGTCACGAATGCTGCCAATGGACAGGGATTTCATGCAACAACCGCACTGGTCATGTTGCAACGGTTGACCTCCGTAATACATATCCATACACCACTGATGATGATCAGTGGAACACCACGGAGTATCTTCAATCTTGTTTGGGGGGTAAGTTAATTAATCCTTCTTTGCTTAGCTTGAAACATTTGAGTTACTTAGACTTGAGCTCGAATGATTTTCAAGGGATTCACATTCCCAAGTTTATTGGGGAGCTTACAAGTCTGAGATATCTCAATTTTTCAAGTATCCGGTACTACTTTAATTCAGTTGCGGGAGAGATTCCTTCTTCTCTTGGAAACCTCTCAAACTTGAACTATCTTGACCTCAGTTCTAGTTATCTTTCTTCCAAAAACTTGAATTGGCTTTCTCATCTCTCTTCCCTAAAATACCTCAATCTTGGAGGTCTGAACCTTAGCAGCACAGGAGTTAGTTGGCTACATGAGGTTAACATGCTTCCTACACTCTTAGAGTTGCATTTGTCTAATTGCCTAATTGATGGAAACCAGCTTCCACTCTCCATGCCTACAATTAACTTCACATCACTTTTGGTCCTTGATATGTCATGGAATAGTATTAATTTTTCATATCCTAAATGGATGTTTAATCTTACTAGCCTTACAAAAGTTGATTTGGGTGGGAATTCTGTCAGTGGCCCCTTTCTTGATGAATTTGTAAGACTCAAATCTCTAGAACACCTTGACTTACAGAGTGTAGGACTCAAAGGTCAATTTCCCAAATTTAGTGGAAATTTGTGCAGGCTCAAGTCATTAAGTCTTGCAAGGAATCAAATTGATGGGGGGATTGAAGAGTTTTTGAGTGGTTTCTCAAATTGTTCATTTAATAGAATGGAGTCACTAGATTTGCAAGGCTGTGGGCTGGTAGGCAAATTGCCTAGTTCGTTGGGAATGCTGAGAAGCCTGCAGCATCTCGATCTTAGCAACAACTCATTTTGGGGATCCATTCCAGAATTTATTATCAGCAATTTATCATCATCCCTGCAGACACTTTATCTTAGTCATAATATTTTCAACGGTTCCATTCCTCAaagtttgggaaaactttctcaGCTAGTGAGCCTTGATCTATCTAATAATGTTTTCAACGGTTCCATTCCTCAaagtttgggaaaactttctcaGCTAGTGAGCCTTGATCTATCTTATAATTCATGGGAAGGCAATTTAACCGAAGCCCATTTCATAAATCTCACAAAATTAGAGTATTTTGCTGTTAGCACAGCCCGACATGTGCCCATcattttcaatttgattgattatgAATGGATTCCTCCTTTCAAGCTCCACCACATTGAAATGCACAACTGCCGAGTAGGCCCCGGCTTCCCTGTATGGCTTCAATCTCAAACTGAGCTCGTGGGGGTCTCACTTAAGAATGCTGGACTCTCGGGTGCAATACCAGAGGAATGGGTCTTTAAGATATCTTCCCAGATCCAATGGTTGGATTTATCTTCCAATCAAATAAGCGGAAAGCTTCCATTCCGATTCAACTCTTTTCCGAATCTGGGTTCCATAGTTTTGAGCCATAATCAATTTGATGGCACTATTCCATCATCTATTTGTAGCATTCAATCTCTATATGAACTTGCTCTGAATAACAATCAGTTATCCGGAGAATTCCCTAAAGAATGGAGTTTGTGGAGCGGCATACAAATTGTGGATGTCTCAAACAACAATATGTCTGGTAATATTCCAAGCTCAATGGGCATTCCAAGTTTTCTTGCAATACTAAAGATAGACAACAATCAATTTAGCGGAGAAATTCCTTCTGACTTGCAAAATTGCTCATTTTTGGAGAGACTTTATCTTGGAGGCAACAAATTTACTGGAAGCATACCTTCTTGGATAGGATCAAAAGTATCCACATTCACAGTGCTGCAATTGCAATCAAACTCTTTAAGTGGACATATTCGTCATCATTTGTGCAGTCTTCCTTTCCTTCAGATCCTAGACCTTAGTCACAATAGATTTTCAGGGACTATTCCCAACTGTTTGAATAAATTGACTTCTTTAATCGATGGTAGTTATGGGCTCTGGATCGATGGTAGTGATTTTGAGGTAACAACTGTGACTGTAAAAGGAAGAGCAAGTGAATACTTCTTTCGCAATGCGAGGCTTCTAACCATTATTGATTTTTCGCATAACGATTTAGAAGGTGAAATTCCTGAAGAAATCAGCAGTCTCGTTCGATTAGCTACATTAAACTTGTCCATTAATCAATTAAGTGGAAATATCCCCTCAAAAATTGGAAACTTGCACTTGCTTGAAACACTTGACCTCTCCCAGAACCAGCTTTCAGGACAGATTCCACAAGGTCTCGCTTCTCTGACCTTCTTATCTCACTTGAACTTGTCTTGCAACAAGTTGACCGGAAGAATTCCTTCGGGCAACCAACTTCAGACGCTCGATGATTCATCTATTTATGAGGGCAATCCTTCACTCTGTGGATTTCCTCTTTCAAACTGCACAGAAGATGGAGGCAACATGCATGAGACTCATGAAGCTGATGATGAAAAGCTTGGTTTATATACCAGCGCGGTGCTTGGCTTTATCATAGGCTTTTGGAGTGTTTGTGGCACATTGATATTGAAGAAGTCATGGAGGTAtgcttattttcaattttttgacCACATCAAAGAGGAAGTAGCACTAGCAATTGCATTGAAAGTAGCTCGTTTGAAAGCAAGGCAGTGA
- the LOC133714504 gene encoding uncharacterized protein LOC133714504: QQFQSGFTQLNTPRFKWPSGNRPRFLSTSGSSEPEKPQNPSQYPSQNPNFKHQEIEGPTVERDLSDLGNETRTVLEVMAKNMYSLSRTVAVLGLVQLGLGAYISYMTRSSPIPEVSIQSFLAFGFPFSLAFMLRQSLKPIYFFKKMEEQGRLQILTLALQVAKNLNVFFIRVRGVSVLCIAGLSAGVLFQLAYKLT, encoded by the coding sequence CAACAATTTCAATCTGGTTTTACCCAATTGAACACTCCCAGATTTAAATGGCCGTCGGGTAATAGACCCAGATTTCTTTCAACCTCCGGTTCATCAGAACCTGAGAAACCCCAAAACCCAAGTCAGTACCCAAGTCAAAACCCAAATTTCAAGCACCAAGAAATCGAAGGACCGACTGTGGAGCGAGACCTCTCTGATTTGGGCAATGAGACCCGAACAGTCCTTGAAGTGATGGCCAAGAACATGTATAGTCTGAGCAGGACTGTGGCTGTTCTGGGTTTGGTTCAGCTCGGCCTTGGAGCTTACATTTCATACATGACTCGGTCTTCGCCAATACCCGAAGTATCAATTCAGAGCTTTTTGGCATTCGGGTTTCCCTTCTCTTTGGCGTTCATGTTGAGGCAGTCTCTGAAGCCAATCTACTTCTTTAAGAAGATGGAGGAGCAAGGTAGGCTGCAGATTCTGACTCTTGCTCTTCAGGTTGCTAAGAATTTAAATGTTTTCTTCATTCGGGTTCGTGGGGTGTCTGTCTTGTGTATTGCTGGTTTGTCTGCTGGAGTTTTGTTCCAGCTTGCTTACAAGTTGACTTGA